The following proteins come from a genomic window of Nothobranchius furzeri strain GRZ-AD chromosome 1, NfurGRZ-RIMD1, whole genome shotgun sequence:
- the ndufa1 gene encoding NADH dehydrogenase [ubiquinone] 1 alpha subcomplex subunit 1, producing the protein MWYEILPGLSLMAVCLMIPGFATNYIHKFTHGGKEKRVARVPWQWYLMERDKRVSGTGRYFDSKGLENIK; encoded by the exons ATGTGGTATGAAATTCTCCCCGGCCTGAGCCTTATGGCCGTGTGTTTGATGATTCCCGGGTTCGCCACCAATTACATTCACAAGTTCACCCATGGAGGAAAG GAGAAAAGAGTCGCTCGGGTACCATGGCAGTGGTATTTGATGGAAAGGGACAAGAGGGTATCAGGAACGGGTCGCTACTTCGACTCCAAG GGACTGGAGAACATCAAATGA
- the nkap gene encoding NF-kappa-B-activating protein, which yields MPLSDGSSSDGGGEPRSPRARRLRARSRSRNRSGDSRERSLSPYSFGPKLPKRRNREREREERERRFREAKNIRRIRIGSPRRSRSRSRERHIHSNNQNHWERETSGKHGSFKDDYYYQQQRDDVQRQRQEAFIARRLQERERIGELGCPEVWGYSPRVKEPDSDEFTPVEEDGKNSSSESSSEEEKKKKKKKKKKSKKRKTKKHSEDSELESDSDEEEVKKKKKKKKGKKSKRSKKKKMKKNRKESSDSSSEESDEEKEEDDPSGLMWVEKTCMDEQIVGPEAPLTHTSQDERPLDFGHALLPGEGAAMAEYVKAGKRIPRRGEIGLTSDEIADFEKSGYVMSGSRHRRMEAVRLRKENQIYSADEKRALASFNQEERRKRESKILSSFREMVYRKTKGKEEK from the exons ATGCCTCTGTCGGATGGGTCAAGCTCCGACGGTGGCGGAGAACCCCGTAGTCCTCGAGCCCGGAGACTCCGGGCGCGTTCTCGTAGCCGAAACCGGAGCGGAGACAGCCGTGAACGGAGCCTGTCCCCGTATAGCTTTGGGCCCAAACTCCCGAAACGACGCAACCGAGAGAGGGAGCGCGAGGAACGGGAGCGTCGCTTCAGAGAGGCCAAAAACATCAGACGAAttcgcattggaagtccccgtcgAAGCCGCTCCAGGTCCCGGGAGCGTCACATCCACAGCAACAACCAGAACCACTGGGAGCGGGAAACCTCTGGAAAACATGGCAGTTTTAAGGATGATTATTATTACCAGCAGCAGAGAGATGATGTCCAAAGGCAGAGACAAGAGGCTTTTATAGCCAG GCGTCTGCAGGAGAGGGAGAGGATCGGTGAACTTGGCTGTCCTGAAGTTTGGGGATACTCGCCAAGAGTAAAAGAACCAGA CTCTGATGAATTCACACCAGTTGAAGAAGATGGCAAAAACAGCAGTTCTGAGTCAAGTTCTGAAG aggaaaagaaaaagaaaaagaagaagaaaaagaagtccaAGAAAAGAAAGACCAAGAAGCACTCGGAGGACAGTGAGCTGGAATCGGATTCAGATG aagaagaagtaaaaaagaagaaaaagaagaagaaaggcaAAAA GTCTAAGAGgtctaagaagaagaagatgaagaaaaatCGGAAAGAGTCTAGTGACTCGAGCAGCGAAGAGTCTGACGAAGAAAAGGAGGAGGACGATCCTTCTGGCTTGATGTGGGTGGAGAAAACCTGCATGGATGAACAAATCGTTGGTCCTGAAGCTCCGCTCACTCACACGTCTCAGGATGAGAGACCACTGGA TTTTGGTCATGCCTTGCTGCCGGGTGAAGGCGCCGCCATGGCAGAGTACGTGAAAGCAGGCAAACGTATCCCGAGAAGAGGAGAAATTGGCCTCACCAGCGATGAGATTGCCGATTTTGAGAAATCTGGTTATGTAATGAGCGGCAGCAG ACATCGCCGTATGGAGGCTGTGCGTCTGAGAAAGGAAAACCAGATCTACAGCGCGGATGAAAAGAGAGCTCTGGCATCGTTCAACCaggaagaaaggagaaagagggaAAGCAAGATCTTGTCAAGCTTCAGAGAGATGGTGTACAGAAAAACCAAAGGCAAAGAAGAAAAGTGA
- the arl13a gene encoding ADP-ribosylation factor-like protein 13A, which translates to MDINILLYRSQRRWWPLCSPQASMFNLMSNCCSWVSKIQEPIRKVTILVVGLDKAGKTSSIRGMLRVTNSVDTGPTHSCIRNELRVENYLVTLLDAGGSPESRGTWRELYAEAHGIIFVVDSCDRQRMKEAREVLADLLKQPRVAGKPILVLANKQDKMNALVGSEMIEILSLEKLVNQSRSLCHIEPCSALMDLRRWSDRKTLRGLRWLLRAVCLDYPELCARVAQDSRRPLESRKREKKGKSGKIHRKTKVERTRSSKSDLRQVHRPRENEKRASGEGKLQPIRNILQRENTLEKKLRTKKKKKPVKLNSDEQDEESQEQEEDGENNEGEQDNSHRDKASSALIPPKKGKQKCKTKVKEESLGAAESLENNEARLKAKGERRKKKKVVKVKRKNKINTEGTPGAYSRPVDLSSTFDLYQKAILALKERQDQGQRQ; encoded by the exons ATGGACATAAACATACTTCT GTACCGTTCCCAGAGAAGATGGTGGCCACTGTGCTCACCTCAAGCAAGCATGTTCAACCTGATGAGCAACTGCTGCAGTTGGGTCTCCAAAATACAAGAGCCAATCAG GAAAGTGACCATTCTTGTGGTTGGACTTGACAAAGCAGGAAAAACCTCCTCCATCAGAGGGATGTTGAGag TCACCAACAGTGTAGACACTGGGCCCACCCACAGCTGCATCAGAAATGAGCTGAGGGTTGAGAACTACCTGGTCACACTGCTGGATGCTGGAGGATCCCCAGAGTCGAGGGGAACCTGGAGGGAGCTCTACGCAGAAGCTCATGGTATAATCTTTGTGGTGGACTCCTGTGACAGGCAGAGGATGAAGGAGGCCAGGGAGGTTCTGGCAGACCTGCTGAAGCAGCCGAGGGTGGCAGGAAAACCCATACTAGT GTTGGCAAACAAACAGGATAAGATGAACGCATTGGTGGGGAGTGAAATGATAGAGATTCTGTCTTTAGAGAAGCTGGTTAATCAGAGCCGCTCTCTGTGCCATATT GAACCatgttcagccttaatggacctgcgACGCTGGTCAGACAGAAAGACTTTGCGAGGCCTTCGCTGGTTACTGCGTGCTGTTTGTCTGGATTACCCAGAGCTCTGTGCTCGGGTGGCCCAGGACAGCAGGAGGCCTCTGGAGTCGAGAAAACGGGAAAAGAAAGGAAAATCTGGGAAAATACATAGAAAAACAAAAGTTGAACG AACACGATCCAGCAAGTCAGATCTGCGTCAGGTCCATCGGCCCAGAGAGAACGAGAAAAGGGCCAGCGGTGAAGGAAAACTGCAGCCCATTAGGAACATCCTGCAAagg GAGAACACACTGGAAAAGAAGCTaaggacaaagaagaagaagaaaccagTTAAGCTCAACAGTGACGAACAAGATGAAGAGTCTCAGGAACAGGAAGAAGATGGTGAAAACAATGAAGGTGAACAGGACAACTCTCACAGAGACAAAGCCAGCAGTGCTCTGATCCCTCCGAAAAAAGGCAAACAGAAATGCAAAACAAAGGTGAAAGAAGAGTCACTGGGCGCTGCTGAATCACTGGAAAACAATGAGGCGCGTCTGAAAG CTAAAGGAGAAAGACGGAAAAAAAAGAAAGTTGTGAAagttaaaagaaaaaacaaaatcaacacAGAGGGAACACCTGGAGCCTACTCTCGGCCTGTGGATCTGTCTTCCACCTTTG ACCTCTACCAAAAGGCAATTCTGGCTCTGAAGGAGCGTCAGGACCAGGGACAGAGACAGTGA
- the zbtb33 gene encoding transcriptional regulator Kaiso produces MPSLKLISATDTQYSAGILKSLNNQRAHGLFCDVTIIIQDKKFRAHKTILSASSTYFHQLFTVAGQVIELNFIRPEIFEQILNYIYSSKVVRIRSDMLEELINAGQILGVKFIANLGLPLSQVKGLPGVSKETEHKSDTTPESMPIITESFSISAEEFNQTNKPAGVEEDSDNDVVFVSCTDAQIRAAGERSAVIDLDKDDSDSSGSKQNLESNNNKGTCEHVVKATPPQKTHAAKPPFTLNSPLRSPDSSSSLPMSPARVPPESISSAPTKSNDLPSESNNVMGVQKKHIATSIQQGDFKIKLLDVSEIAALRSNTGVPHTEAKKTVTLNTPTEMDSISSDCKVYANIGENTFDIVSAKEDPGEGGSKAGKGKRALMATPLKAFDKKPLSQSHGPNRKRSKTEIDDHYEVVMDGKTFYVCAVCKRPYVCVTSLRRHFNTHSWEKKYPCRFCDKVFAMAEYRTKHEVHHTGERRYQCLLCNEMFQNYQIISSHCKQVHNQDPSGRKDKDDANNSLYRLLPFKMGQVKNSWVTDEVPVISEVGSMHHVNASGDDVHSFNQRGMLNWDEIFTEPEAPMVPDASPQPGSTVSSPPQGASEFEYITPETY; encoded by the coding sequence ATGCCGAGTTTAAAACTGATATCTGCGACCGACACCCAGTACTCAGCGGGTATACTGAAGTCCCTGAATAATCAGCGAGCTCATGGGTTGTTTTGTgatgtcaccatcatcatccaggACAAGAAATTCAGAGCTCATAAAACAATCCTGTCTGCTTCTAGCACATACTTTCACCAACTCTTCACCGTTGCCGGACAGGTGATCGAGCTGAACTTTATCAGGCCGGAAATCTTTGAGCAGATTCTCAACTACATTTACAGCTCCAAGGTTGTCCGCATTCGTTCAGACATGCTTGAGGAGCTCATAAATGCTGGACAGATTCTGGGAGTCAAGTTCATTGCAAACTTGGGTTTGCCATTGTCACAGGTCAAAGGCCTTCCTGGTGTGTCTAAAGAGACGGAACACAAAAGCGACACAACCCCAGAGAGCATGCCGATCATCACGGAATCCTTCTCCATTTCTGCAGAAGAATTTAACCAGACAAACAAACCTGCGGGAGTTGAGGAGGACTCAGACAATGACGTCGTGTTTGTCTCATGCACAGATGCTCAAATTAGAGCAGCCGGTGAAAGGTCTGCAGTCATCGATTTGGACAAAGACGATTCAGATAGCTCCGGATCAAAGCAAAATTTGGAGTCAAATAATAATAAAGGCACTTGTGAACATGTAGTAAAAGCCACGCCCCCTCAGAAAACACACGCTGCTAAGCCTCCCTTTACCCTGAACAGCCCCCTCCGCAGTCCTGACAGCAGCTCCAGCCTTCCTATGTCCCCTGCCAGAGTTCCTCCAGAAAGCATTTCCTCAGCTCCAACGAAATCCAACGACCTCCCCTCTGAGAGCAACAACGTGATGGGAGTCCAGAAGAAGCACATTGCCACTTCGATCCAGCAAGGGGATTTTAAGATAAAGCTTTTAGATGTTTCTGAAATTGCAGCCCTTCGATCTAACACGGGCGTGCCACACACAGAAGCTAAAAAGACCGTGACCCTCAATACTCCTACGGAAATGGATTCGATTTCATCAGACTGCAAAGTTTATGCCAACATTGGAGAAAATACTTTTGATATTGTCTCGGCCAAAGAAGATCCTGGAGAGGGAGGCTCTAAAGCCGGTAAAGGAAAGAGAGCCTTAATGGCAACGCCCTTGAAAGCCTTTGATAAAAAACCTTTGTCACAAAGTCATGGCCCTAACAGGAAGAGGTCCAAAACAGAGATCGATGATCACTACGAGGTTGTCATGGACGGGAAGACTTTCTATGTTTGCGCTGTGTGTAAGCGCCCCTACGTGTGTGTCACTAGTCTTCGTCGCCACTTTAACACACACTCGTGGGAAAAGAAGTACCCCTGCCGCTTCTGTGACAAGGTCTTTGCTATGGCTGAATACAGAACTAAACATGaggtccaccacacaggagagaggaGGTACCAGTGCTTGCTGTGCAATGAAATGTTTCAGAACTACCAGATAATCTCCAGTCACTGCAAGCAAGTCCACAACCAGGATCCCAGCGGGAGGAAGGACAAAGATGACGCTAACAACAGCTTATACCGTCTGCTGCCATTTAAAATGGGGCAGGTGAAGAACTCATGGGTTACCGATGAGGTTCCCGTCATATCTGAGGTTGGCAGCATGCATCATGTAAACGCGTCTGGAGACGATGTCCACTCTTTTAACCAAAGAGGGATGCTGAACTGGGACGAGATCTTCACCGAGCCCGAGGCTCCCATGGTGCCAGATGCCAGCCCCCAGCCAGGGTCCACGGTGAGCTCGCCTCCTCAGGGAGCCTCAGAGTTTGAGTATATCACACCAGAGACCTACTGA